CAAGGTCGAGCGCCTGCGCGCGCGCCGGGCGCACGAACACGCTGGCCACGGCACCGGCGCCCAGCGTCAGGCCGAGCGCCAGCAGGTCGCGGCGCGGCAGCGGGTCGAGCGGGGGCGGGCGCTTCATCGGCGGGTCACTCCTTGAGCGTGACGAGGTAGGCCACCACGTCCTCGATCTGCTGCGCGCTCAGCAACGGCCGGCCCTGCCACGCCGCAGCCACGTCCACCAGGCCGTCGACGCGGTGATACGCCGGCATGATCGATTGCGGATCGAGCCGCCGGCCGTCGACCAGCCGCAGGCGCAGTTGTGCCGCCGACCAGCGTGCGCCCGCGCCGCCCAGGTCGGGCGCCAGGTTGCCCTGGAAACGCACCTCGGGGAACGGCCCGCGGTGGCACAGCAGGCACAGGCCGGTCTGCCGGCTGGCGACGATGGCGCGCCCGCGTGCGGCGTCGGCCGGGGCCGTGGTGAGCGGCGCGGGGATCGCGTCGCCGACCACCTCGAACGCGACCACGCCGTTCGCCGCGGCCGAGCCCAGCCACCCGGCCAGCAGACCGAGCGTGATGGCGCTCTGGCGCATCGGCCACGGCACGCCGGCTCTCAGGCCTTCTTCAGGCTCTGGTTCTTCAGCGGCAGCTCGCGGATGCGCCGGCCAGTGGCGGCGAAGATCGCGTTGAGCACCGCCGGCGCGGCCACCGCGATGGTCGGCTCGCCGACACCGCCCCAGAAGCCGCCCGAGGGCATCACGATCGTCTCGACCTGGGGCATCTCGTCCATGTGCAGCACCGGGTAGCTGTTGAAGTTGCTCTGCTCGATGCGGCCGTTTTTCAGCGTGCATTCGCCGTACAGCGCGGCCGACAGGCCGTAGACGAACGAGCCCTCGACCTGGGCCTCGATCTGCTGCGGGTTGACCGCGTGGCCGCAGTCGGTGGCGGCGACGATGCGGTGGATCTTCAGCTTGCCCGCATCGCTCACCGACACCTCGGCGCAGGCCGCCACGTAGCTGCCGAAACCCATCGTCTGCGCCAGACCGCGGAACACGCCCGCGGGCGCCGGCTTGCCCCAGCCGGCGCGCTCGGCCGCGGCGTTGAGCACCGCCAGGTGCTTCGGGTGATTCGCCATCAGCTTGCGCCGCAAGGCCAGCGGATCCTGCCCGGTGGCGTGCGCGATCTCGTCGATGAAACATTCGAGGTAGATCGCGTTCTGGTTCAGGTTGACGCCGCGCCAGAAGCCCGGCGGCACCGACGGATTGCGCATCGCGTGGTCGATCAGCAGGTGCGGCACGCTGTAGCCGATCGAGGCCTCCGGGCCGGGTGCGTTCAGCCCCTGGAACACGACCGGATCCTTGCCGTCCTTGATGTTCTGCGGGAACACGCCGGCCAGGATGGACTGCCCGGCGATGCGCATGTGCAGCGCCGTCAGGTTGCCCTGCGCGTCGAGCCCGGCGCTGAGCTTGCACATCGTGGCCGGGTGGTAGCGGCCGTGCTGCATGTCCTCCTCGCGCGACCAGATCAGCTTGACCGGCGTGCCCGGCAGCTCGCGCGCGATCGCCACCGCCTGGCGCACCCAGTCGTGCACGGCGCCGCGCCGGCCGAAGCCGCCGCCCAGGTGCAGCTTGTAGACCTCGCACTGCGCCGGTGGCAGGCCGGCGGCTTCGGCGGCGGCGGCGAGCGCGGCCTCGCCGTTCTGCGTCGGCGTCCAGACCTCGCAGCGCGCAGGCGCACCGGCGGCCGACAGCGTGATCTTGGCCGTCGCGTTCATCGTCTCCATCGTCGCGTGGTTCTGGTGCGGGTAGGCGTAGATGGCGTCGATGCGGCGCGCCGCCGTGGCCAGCGCGGCCCGGGCGTCGCCGTTCGAGTTGCCGACCACCGCGTCGGGCGCATCGAGCGCGGCGCGCATCACGGCGCTGAAGGCCGCGCTGCTGGCCTGCGCGTGCGGGCCTTCGTCCCACTCGATGGGCATCGCTTCGAGCGCGCTCCTGGCGCGCCACCAGGTGTCGGCCACCACGGCGACCGCGCTGTCGCCCACGCGGACCACCTTCTTGACGCCCGGCCGCCGCATCGCCGCGGCCGCGTCGAAGGACTTGACCTTGCCACCGAACACCGGGCAGTCGCGGATCGCCGCGTTCAACAGGCCGGGCAGTTGCAGGTCGCTGCCGTAGACCTGCTTGCCGGTCAGCTTGTCGAGCGTGTCCAGCCGCGCCAGGCGCTTGCCGGCGAGCTGCCACTGTTTCGGGTCTTTCAGCGCCACGTCGGCCGGCGGCGTGAGCCTGGCCGCGGCGCCGGCGACCTGGCCATAGGTCAGCGTGCGCCCGCTCGGCGTGTGCGTGATGACGCTGGCGGCGGCGCGGCATTCGGTGGCCGGCACCTGCCACTGGTTGGCCGCCGCCTGCACGAGCAGCGTGCGCGCCAGCGCGCCGCCCTTGCGCACGTACTCGTGCGACTCGCGGATGCCGCGGCTGCCGCCGGTCGAGAAGTTGCCCCAGGCGCGGTTGCGCGCCAGGTTCTGGCCGGGCGTCGGGTACTCGGTGCGAACCTTGGCCCAGTTGCAGTCGAGCTCCTCGGCCACCAGCTGCGCCAGGCCGGTGAGCGTGCCCTGGCCCATCTCGGAGCGGGCGATGCGCACGATCACGGTGTCGTCGCTCTGCACCACCACCCAGGCGTTGATCTCGGGTGCGGCCGCGCCGGTCTGGGCGTTCGCATCACCGGCCAGCGGGATGTGGAAGGCCACCACCAGCGCGCCGGCCGACGCGCTGCCGATGAACTGGCGGCGCGTCAGGCCCGCCGGTGTCACAGGCTCGGCGTGTGAGCCACTGGGCGTCTGCAGCATCGCATCGGGCTGGTCGAAGGCGAAGATCGCGGGCGTGTTCATGCGCGGCTCCCGTCGATGTGCACGATGCCGAGCGCGGCGCCCTTGGGGTCGCCGCCCTGCGCCGCCACCTTGATCGCCGCACGGATGCGGTTGTAGGTGCCGCAGCGGCAGATGTTGGTGATCGCGGCGTCGATGTCGGCGTCGCTCGGTTTCGGTTTCTCGGCCAGCAGCGCGCTGGCCGCCATGATCATTCCGCACTGGCAGTAGCCGCATTGCGGCACGTCGAGCGCGGCCCAGGCCTTCTGCACCGGGTGCGAACCGTCGGGCGACAGGCCTTCGATCGTGACCACCTTCTGCGCCGCGCCGACGCTCGACAGCGGCCGCGCGCAGCTGCGGGTGGGCACGCCGTCGATGTGCACGGTGCAGGCGCCGCACTGGGCGATGCCGCAGCCGTACTTGGTGCCGGTCAGGCCGAGCTGCTCGCGCAGCACCCACAGCAGGGGCGTGTCGGGCTCGGCATCGAAGTCACGGCGCACGCCGTTGACGTGGAGGGTGGCCATCGTCGGTCTCCTGCGCTGGGGCTGGCGGGCCCGCGGGGTGGGCTTGTCGGTGCCGGGATGGGCGCCGCAGCCTCGGGTCGTGTCGCGATCGGGCTCCCCCGATCTGAAACATTCTGGAGCCAGATGCCGCCCGCGCTGCTGCAGGGGTCTTGCCGCGAGTCCGTCGCGCCGATCGGGTCCGGCGCGGCCGGCGGAGTATCTCTAGATATTCCGGTCCATGGATTCCGGAATGTGCCGGTGGCGCACGGCACGGTATGCAAACGGCGTCGTTCATCTTGCATTCAGATAATGACGGCGCACCTTTTCCTATGCAAAGACGATTCATCGGGCAGGTTATCGGCGCGCCATTTTCGGGTCGATCTCGTCGGTTGTTTCAATTCGTCCACGCAGTTCCGATGATCCGCTCAATGACGCCGTCGGCACTTACGATTTCTTAATGGGATGCACTCCCATCCAATGGCTCGGCGCTGGATTTGGCGACGAAATACCGAGAAAAATGTCACAGAACGACGCTGGCCCCTTGGTTTCTTGAGCAAAGGCATGAATCGTCTGGGTTATTTGCCCCTTGACTGCGGCATTTGACCCAAAAACTTACTTTGTATCGGGGTTTTGCTGCGCCGCTACATTCAGTTGTCCTTAAGAAATCATCCTGATTCGGAAAAATCCTTCCGCAGTCGGCGGCACGGCCCGTCAAGGCGCTCCTTTGCCGCTTTTTTATTTGCACGGATCGACCGTCGAATATCTGACCGGATCGTCTTGATTGCAGTCCATCCATCGCGAAGTCGAGGTTTAGATCATGTCCACATACTCTGAAAATCCACCCCGCGAGTCTGTGCCATCGGCTGAT
This portion of the Leptothrix cholodnii SP-6 genome encodes:
- a CDS encoding (2Fe-2S)-binding protein, which encodes MATLHVNGVRRDFDAEPDTPLLWVLREQLGLTGTKYGCGIAQCGACTVHIDGVPTRSCARPLSSVGAAQKVVTIEGLSPDGSHPVQKAWAALDVPQCGYCQCGMIMAASALLAEKPKPSDADIDAAITNICRCGTYNRIRAAIKVAAQGGDPKGAALGIVHIDGSRA
- the soxX gene encoding sulfur oxidation c-type cytochrome SoxX, producing the protein MPWPMRQSAITLGLLAGWLGSAAANGVVAFEVVGDAIPAPLTTAPADAARGRAIVASRQTGLCLLCHRGPFPEVRFQGNLAPDLGGAGARWSAAQLRLRLVDGRRLDPQSIMPAYHRVDGLVDVAAAWQGRPLLSAQQIEDVVAYLVTLKE
- a CDS encoding xanthine dehydrogenase family protein molybdopterin-binding subunit; translated protein: MNTPAIFAFDQPDAMLQTPSGSHAEPVTPAGLTRRQFIGSASAGALVVAFHIPLAGDANAQTGAAAPEINAWVVVQSDDTVIVRIARSEMGQGTLTGLAQLVAEELDCNWAKVRTEYPTPGQNLARNRAWGNFSTGGSRGIRESHEYVRKGGALARTLLVQAAANQWQVPATECRAAASVITHTPSGRTLTYGQVAGAAARLTPPADVALKDPKQWQLAGKRLARLDTLDKLTGKQVYGSDLQLPGLLNAAIRDCPVFGGKVKSFDAAAAMRRPGVKKVVRVGDSAVAVVADTWWRARSALEAMPIEWDEGPHAQASSAAFSAVMRAALDAPDAVVGNSNGDARAALATAARRIDAIYAYPHQNHATMETMNATAKITLSAAGAPARCEVWTPTQNGEAALAAAAEAAGLPPAQCEVYKLHLGGGFGRRGAVHDWVRQAVAIARELPGTPVKLIWSREEDMQHGRYHPATMCKLSAGLDAQGNLTALHMRIAGQSILAGVFPQNIKDGKDPVVFQGLNAPGPEASIGYSVPHLLIDHAMRNPSVPPGFWRGVNLNQNAIYLECFIDEIAHATGQDPLALRRKLMANHPKHLAVLNAAAERAGWGKPAPAGVFRGLAQTMGFGSYVAACAEVSVSDAGKLKIHRIVAATDCGHAVNPQQIEAQVEGSFVYGLSAALYGECTLKNGRIEQSNFNSYPVLHMDEMPQVETIVMPSGGFWGGVGEPTIAVAAPAVLNAIFAATGRRIRELPLKNQSLKKA